A portion of the Roseimicrobium gellanilyticum genome contains these proteins:
- the rnpA gene encoding ribonuclease P protein component → MRLPAARRLRSSSEFARVRAEGTSVSGKFVIVNVLRHPEGGLWRSGVITSRKVGGAVQRNLARRRLREIIRQAGIQDGVWVVTVARWRILEASFEELKQDWMRAARRARILLQQEAAVPGTP, encoded by the coding sequence ATGCGACTTCCCGCCGCGCGTCGCCTTCGCTCATCTTCTGAGTTTGCCCGCGTGCGGGCTGAGGGCACAAGTGTTTCTGGGAAGTTCGTGATTGTGAATGTGTTACGCCATCCTGAGGGTGGCTTGTGGCGCTCCGGCGTCATCACCTCACGGAAGGTCGGCGGAGCGGTGCAGCGTAATCTTGCCCGCCGCCGCCTCCGCGAAATCATCCGCCAGGCCGGCATTCAGGACGGTGTCTGGGTGGTCACTGTGGCTCGCTGGCGCATTCTTGAGGCCAGCTTTGAGGAATTGAAGCAGGACTGGATGCGTGCCGCCCGGCGCGCCCGTATCCTCCTCCAGCAAGAGGCAGCAGTCCCCGGCACGCCATGA
- a CDS encoding DNA-directed RNA polymerase subunit omega, whose protein sequence is MRSELVEKAAQVVPELPVLINMVSKRVKQLTLGRPALIDKKPGMREADVALLEIIEGKIKVERPEDEFLNQD, encoded by the coding sequence ATGAGATCCGAACTCGTTGAAAAAGCCGCTCAGGTCGTCCCGGAACTTCCCGTGTTGATCAACATGGTCTCCAAGCGCGTGAAGCAGCTGACCTTGGGCCGCCCTGCGCTCATCGACAAGAAGCCGGGCATGCGGGAGGCGGATGTCGCCCTCCTGGAAATCATTGAAGGCAAGATCAAGGTGGAACGTCCGGAGGACGAATTCCTCAACCAGGACTAA
- the smpB gene encoding SsrA-binding protein SmpB, producing MSEIATNRKAHRDYHILEKVEAGMELKGTEVKSVRLGHINIGDAFARVERGQCFLYGCDIQPYVKASHEQHEARRTRRLLLHKNEIMRLWAASQQKGQSLVALRAYWKNRRVKIEIGVGKGKTKGDQRQDLKKKAEMREAQRELARFNDRGKK from the coding sequence ATGAGTGAAATCGCCACCAACCGCAAAGCGCACCGGGATTACCACATCTTGGAGAAGGTGGAGGCGGGCATGGAATTGAAGGGCACGGAAGTGAAGTCCGTGCGCCTCGGGCACATCAATATCGGCGATGCCTTTGCCCGTGTGGAGCGAGGCCAGTGCTTCCTCTATGGGTGCGACATCCAGCCCTATGTGAAAGCCAGCCATGAGCAGCACGAGGCCCGCCGCACGCGTCGACTGTTGCTTCACAAAAATGAAATCATGCGCCTGTGGGCGGCCAGCCAGCAGAAGGGCCAGTCCCTCGTGGCTCTGCGCGCCTATTGGAAGAACCGTCGTGTGAAAATCGAAATCGGTGTCGGCAAGGGCAAGACGAAGGGCGACCAGCGTCAGGACCTCAAGAAGAAGGCCGAGATGCGCGAGGCCCAACGCGAGTTGGCACGCTTCAACGATCGCGGCAAGAAGTAG
- the yidD gene encoding membrane protein insertion efficiency factor YidD — translation MKFLIRIAIRFYKRFISPVIHFAAGPMGGCRYTPTCSMYFLEAVETHGVLRGSWMGIKRICRCNPWGGTGHDPVPPSRDKNDPGANCDCHRSSSEHQSPPRHDSGLMRKPA, via the coding sequence ATGAAATTCCTCATCCGGATCGCCATCCGCTTCTACAAGCGCTTCATCTCCCCGGTCATCCATTTTGCCGCGGGACCTATGGGTGGCTGCCGGTACACTCCCACCTGCTCGATGTATTTTCTCGAGGCCGTGGAAACTCACGGCGTCCTGCGTGGAAGCTGGATGGGCATCAAGCGCATCTGCCGCTGCAATCCCTGGGGCGGGACCGGGCATGACCCCGTCCCCCCTTCGCGTGACAAGAATGACCCCGGAGCGAATTGCGATTGCCACCGCTCATCTTCGGAGCACCAGTCTCCTCCCCGCCATGATAGCGGCCTGATGCGCAAACCTGCCTGA
- the rpmH gene encoding 50S ribosomal protein L34 — MPKRTYQPSKRTRKQQFGFRARMKTEKGQDILRRRRKAGRWRLLPKGVEVPFKRHTRQHTPKGTAQARPTY; from the coding sequence ATGCCCAAACGCACCTACCAACCCTCCAAGCGCACCCGCAAGCAGCAGTTCGGCTTTCGCGCCCGCATGAAAACCGAAAAGGGGCAGGACATCCTGCGCCGCCGCCGCAAGGCTGGTCGCTGGCGTCTCCTTCCGAAGGGTGTGGAAGTTCCCTTCAAGCGGCATACCCGCCAGCATACTCCCAAGGGCACCGCGCAGGCCCGGCCCACCTATTGA
- a CDS encoding GNAT family N-acetyltransferase, with amino-acid sequence MVIESITSDPRIEPATLEDLPQLTDLVMALLGEEEDFTPNRSKQEHGLRLILEQPSRGRIFVLRNDHFVIGMVNLLFTISTAEGGFVVLMEDVIVHPMHRGQGYGSRLLKRAIEFAREKNFKRITLLTDKISAESQRFFQKHGFVFSHMIPMRLVFLENNT; translated from the coding sequence ATGGTTATCGAATCCATCACCTCAGATCCCCGCATAGAGCCAGCCACACTAGAAGATCTGCCGCAGCTTACAGATCTCGTGATGGCCCTCTTGGGTGAGGAGGAGGATTTCACGCCAAATCGGAGCAAACAGGAACACGGACTGCGCCTCATTTTGGAGCAACCCAGCCGCGGCCGCATCTTTGTCCTGCGCAATGATCACTTTGTCATCGGCATGGTGAACCTGCTCTTCACCATCAGTACCGCGGAAGGCGGATTCGTGGTCCTCATGGAGGACGTGATAGTACATCCCATGCACCGCGGTCAGGGCTACGGATCGCGCCTCCTGAAGCGCGCCATTGAGTTCGCCCGCGAAAAGAATTTCAAGCGTATCACGCTGCTCACCGATAAGATCAGCGCTGAGAGCCAGCGCTTCTTCCAGAAGCACGGATTTGTGTTCTCCCATATGATTCCGATGCGCCTGGTGTTTCTCGAAAACAATACCTGA
- a CDS encoding protein jag: MTPLEHSRKILDTMLGYLGFVVKIEEDDGPDGPTLQILTEEPDALIGRRGEVLDDIQYLVNRILQRREPKAPRIRVDVEYFRTMREDNMLEKVKQQAERVRATGHAIALNPMNSYYRRLVHNLFVDDPDIISESAQGDGRFKRITLKKRGSAGQGAVPAAGEAT; this comes from the coding sequence ATGACCCCGCTGGAACATTCTCGCAAGATTCTCGACACCATGCTGGGGTACCTCGGCTTTGTCGTGAAGATTGAAGAGGATGACGGCCCGGACGGTCCCACGCTGCAGATTCTCACGGAAGAGCCGGACGCCCTCATTGGGCGCCGCGGAGAGGTGCTGGATGACATCCAGTACCTCGTGAACCGCATTCTGCAGCGTCGTGAGCCCAAAGCGCCCCGCATTCGTGTGGATGTGGAGTACTTCCGCACGATGCGAGAGGACAACATGCTGGAGAAGGTCAAGCAGCAGGCTGAGCGTGTCCGGGCGACCGGGCATGCCATTGCCCTCAATCCCATGAACAGCTACTACCGCCGGCTGGTGCACAATCTCTTCGTGGACGATCCGGACATCATCAGTGAAAGCGCCCAGGGGGACGGCCGCTTCAAGCGCATCACTCTGAAGAAACGGGGCAGTGCGGGACAGGGGGCTGTGCCGGCGGCTGGGGAGGCCACCTGA
- the yidC gene encoding membrane protein insertase YidC produces the protein MDKKTWIVVSLCIVGMIVNAFYLTPKPQPQSQTPAAESAQTTPAAPAALTPQSPTATAPDGQATAAPAQTEAVETVELTSTNARYEFSSKGAGIKKAYLLDTKDKVVLNKWGKAPIGALSTASRSYDDLNYKVVEKSDKHVVFEAISAEKVLIRKEYRFSTGPAVSDHLLDMKITLTNQSGAKMSRDSWFLYTGSSSELRPDEIERPAFIWNDAGDAHAIHTSHFRDGPNWLGWGGAIVLEEKSLPRTRWAGVMSRFYTTVITNKEDQPSRIWMERFLIDHSKDEFAKNSKAATDHAIHGGMSLPPVELEAGAAKTLEFRIYTGPKIYRDLAAIDAADGNHERQLKQVMFYGNWFGWVSRLLVSALRIFHDWTGNWGVAIIMLTVAVRSLLWPLQARSNAQMKKMGKLSPLMKEMQEKYKDDPQRMNQEMMKMYREYGVNPVGGCLPLLVQFPIFIGFYTALKSATELRGQPFIWWVQDLSLPDTVATLNLFIYHLDINPLPLLMGLTMFLQMKLTPQPATVDKMQQRIFMLMPFMFLFFCYTFASALALYWTFTNIFMIIQAQLTRIWQKEPVLEKKTVIDTKPASVSSMSPYASGNKQKKDKPRTLRPGGGGSKSTRKPNT, from the coding sequence ATGGACAAAAAGACCTGGATCGTCGTGAGCCTTTGCATCGTGGGCATGATCGTCAATGCCTTCTATCTGACTCCCAAGCCTCAACCGCAGTCGCAGACTCCGGCGGCCGAGTCCGCTCAAACCACTCCCGCTGCCCCTGCGGCCCTCACGCCTCAAAGTCCCACGGCCACGGCGCCCGACGGTCAGGCCACAGCTGCTCCTGCGCAGACTGAAGCGGTGGAAACTGTCGAGCTTACCAGCACCAATGCGCGGTACGAATTCTCCAGCAAGGGTGCCGGCATCAAGAAGGCCTATCTTCTGGACACCAAGGACAAGGTCGTGCTCAACAAATGGGGCAAGGCTCCCATTGGCGCCCTGAGCACCGCCTCCAGGAGCTATGATGATCTCAACTACAAGGTCGTCGAGAAAAGCGACAAGCATGTGGTCTTTGAGGCCATCTCGGCTGAGAAGGTATTGATTCGCAAGGAATACCGCTTTTCCACGGGACCCGCAGTGAGCGACCACCTCCTTGACATGAAGATCACTCTGACCAACCAGAGCGGGGCGAAGATGAGCCGCGACAGTTGGTTCCTCTACACCGGCTCCTCCTCTGAGCTGCGTCCTGATGAAATCGAGCGCCCCGCCTTCATCTGGAACGATGCCGGCGATGCTCATGCCATCCACACCAGCCACTTCCGTGACGGCCCGAACTGGCTGGGCTGGGGCGGTGCCATCGTGCTTGAGGAGAAGTCTCTCCCGCGCACCCGCTGGGCGGGCGTGATGAGCCGATTCTACACCACGGTGATCACCAACAAGGAGGATCAGCCCTCCCGCATCTGGATGGAGCGCTTCCTCATTGACCATTCCAAGGACGAATTCGCCAAGAACAGCAAGGCTGCCACGGACCATGCCATCCACGGCGGCATGAGCCTGCCCCCGGTGGAACTGGAAGCTGGCGCGGCGAAGACCTTGGAGTTCCGCATTTACACCGGACCGAAGATCTATCGTGACCTTGCCGCGATTGACGCGGCGGATGGCAATCATGAACGCCAGCTCAAGCAGGTGATGTTCTACGGCAACTGGTTCGGCTGGGTGAGCCGCCTGCTGGTGTCCGCATTGCGGATATTCCACGATTGGACCGGCAACTGGGGCGTGGCCATCATCATGCTGACAGTGGCCGTGCGCAGCCTTCTGTGGCCGCTGCAAGCGCGCTCCAACGCGCAGATGAAAAAGATGGGCAAGCTCTCCCCCCTGATGAAGGAGATGCAGGAGAAGTACAAGGATGACCCGCAGAGGATGAATCAGGAGATGATGAAGATGTACCGCGAGTACGGGGTGAATCCCGTCGGCGGATGTCTTCCGCTGCTGGTGCAGTTTCCCATTTTCATCGGCTTCTACACCGCGCTGAAGAGTGCGACCGAACTGCGTGGCCAGCCCTTCATCTGGTGGGTGCAGGACCTTTCGCTGCCCGACACGGTGGCTACGCTCAACCTGTTCATCTACCATCTGGACATCAATCCGCTGCCGCTGCTCATGGGTTTGACCATGTTCCTGCAGATGAAGCTGACGCCGCAGCCGGCCACGGTGGACAAGATGCAACAGCGCATCTTCATGCTGATGCCCTTCATGTTCCTGTTCTTCTGCTACACCTTCGCCTCCGCGCTGGCGCTGTACTGGACCTTCACGAACATCTTCATGATCATCCAGGCCCAGCTCACGCGCATTTGGCAGAAAGAGCCGGTGCTGGAAAAAAAAACGGTGATTGACACCAAGCCCGCGTCTGTGTCATCCATGTCGCCTTACGCCTCGGGCAACAAGCAGAAGAAGGACAAGCCCAGGACGCTGCGCCCCGGTGGTGGCGGTAGCAAATCGACCCGCAAGCCCAATACATGA